The Nitrosococcus watsonii C-113 genome includes the window GATAAGAATTTCACCTTCCGCAAGCTGAAACCGATCGGCCTGAGTAGGGAATTTTTTACTTAATAACTGCAAGTGCTGACGGGCAGCCGGTAGATTGCCCCGTTGTGCTGTCACTACTGCCTGGCGAACCTGGGCATCCACCATCAACCTGCCGCCAGTAATCGAAGCATACCAATTAATGGCCTTAGCAGCGTTATTTTGCAATTCGGCTAGCCGTCCTAGATAAAAACGGGCTTGATCTACATTCTGACCCAATGTTAGTAAACGCTGAAAATAGTCTTCCGCCTGCTCATACTCCAATCGTTCCATAGCTAACAGACCTTGCGCCAACAGGACATCTGGATTCTCGGGTTGCGCTTGCTCTAGCTGCTCGAACAGAAGTTCGGCTTTGGCTACTTGACCGGCTTCCATCAGCATTTGCCCATAGACTAAACGTAAAGGAATACTCGCCTCTCCCTTTTCAATCACTGTTTCCAGCGATTGGAGAGCGGCATCCTCCCGTCCTTGCTGCTGGAGAATTCGGGCCCGCATGATCAGGGGCCTATCCGCTTCGGGACGTTGGATAATTACCCGCTCTATCGTGCTCAGAGCAAGATCCAACCGCTTTAACTGTAAGGCAAGGTAAGCGTACCCATAGAGAGCATCTGGATCGTTAGCTTGAAAGGCGGATAGATTACCCATTAACGCCAATGCCGTTTCTGGATCTGCGCTCCCAGCCAACATGGTGGCAATCTTTAAAAAAGTACGTTCACTACTTTCCGGGCTTAGGGCAACCAAATGCTCTAGGTGAGTTTCAACTTCATTGTATTGCTGTTGCCCCAGGAGCAAAGAGACTAAAGCTTGGCGCGCATCCTCGTTGTTCGGGTCCGCTCTCACCCATAACCTGGCCGCCTGGGTAGCTGCACTGATATCCCGGGCAAAAAGGGCGATACGGGTTGCCCGCTCCGCAAGGCGCGGATCGCGAGTCTCTCCCGCTAGCTGCAAGTAAACCTTCATCGCATAGTCAACTTGACCGCGCTGGCCCGCAATGTCAGCGGAAAGCAGTTGATACAGCAGGGCGGGGGTTAGTTCGACATCTGGATAGCTTGTCTCCGGTGTCGTCGCTACTGCTGGTCCCGTGGTATTCTCTTCAGCCTTGGCGGCAGCCGCCGGACGCATTTCCTGCGTAGCACAACCTGCTAGCAGCAACACTACTAACCCAGCGGTCAATCGGAAAGGAGCTTGTTTCATCTATATCTCATCACTCCTAGTGACTTGTTCCCGTAAATTACGAATAATTGGTAATATATAAATTCGCCTTAGGCGATATTTTCGCATATTTAAGCTTAAGGTCCCTTATAAAAATGCTAAATACCATTAAATTTAGTTTGGTTTGAGAGTCAGAGCAAAGATGCTGGGTTCCAGATTAAGGGACTATTTTGAACAGCCTAGATGATAAAATTTGCTCTGTATTTTAAGAGTAACCCCATAATTATAAGCTAGTACGGCTCTTTATTTACTCCTATGCAACTGCTTGCCTTTGGTGTCAACCATAAAACCGCCTCGGTTGCTATCCGAGAACAAATCACGTTTACCCCGGAACGTCTCCCCTCCGCGTTGACGGAGCTTGTGAATCGCAGCGGCGCCAAGGAAGCAGCCATTCTATCCACCTGTAACCGGACCGAACTTTATTGCGGTTGCGCACCGGGGCAACAAGAAGCCGTGATCGAATGGCTGCGCCAATATCACTGCATGGAGCCCAAAATTCTTGAGACTTGCCTCTACACTCATCCAGATCATTCCGCAGTACGGCATCTGCTTCGGGTGGCAAGCGGACTGGATTCCATGGTCCTTGGTGAACCTCAGATTCTGGGTCAAATCAAAGCTGCTTATAGCTATGGACTGGAGGCAGGAACTATTGGCCGGGTATTGGGACGCTTATTCCAACACACCTTCTATGTGGCCAAACAGGTCCGCACCGATACAGCGATTGGTACTAGTCCTGTATCGGTAGCCTTCGCCGCAGTTAGTCTAGCAAAACAGATTTTTGGCGATCTGGAACCCACCACGGCTTTTCTCATCGGTGCGGGTGAAACCATCGAGCTGGCGGCGCGCCATTTATTTACCAACGGGGTTGGGCACATTATTGTTGCTAATCGCAATCTCGATAAAGCTTATCAACTAGCGAACCAATTCAATGGCTATGCCATCCCTCTCACGGAGATGCCAAAACACCTAGCGGAAGCGGATATTGTGATCTCCTCCACCGGGAGCCAACTGCCCATCCTCGGTAAAGGCACGGTTGAAC containing:
- a CDS encoding tetratricopeptide repeat protein; protein product: MKQAPFRLTAGLVVLLLAGCATQEMRPAAAAKAEENTTGPAVATTPETSYPDVELTPALLYQLLSADIAGQRGQVDYAMKVYLQLAGETRDPRLAERATRIALFARDISAATQAARLWVRADPNNEDARQALVSLLLGQQQYNEVETHLEHLVALSPESSERTFLKIATMLAGSADPETALALMGNLSAFQANDPDALYGYAYLALQLKRLDLALSTIERVIIQRPEADRPLIMRARILQQQGREDAALQSLETVIEKGEASIPLRLVYGQMLMEAGQVAKAELLFEQLEQAQPENPDVLLAQGLLAMERLEYEQAEDYFQRLLTLGQNVDQARFYLGRLAELQNNAAKAINWYASITGGRLMVDAQVRQAVVTAQRGNLPAARQHLQLLSKKFPTQADRFQLAEGEILINAGRYKEAMSHYDKALQSRPDDTNLLYARALVAENLGRLDIAEQDLRRVITLEPGNAEALNALGYTLADRTGRLEEALRYISRAMKLKPNNAFILDSMGWVYYRLGDYDKAEKYLREAMELRKDPEIAAHLGEVLWAKGDKAGARQVWQHTLKMNQGNKVLLEVMQRFQE
- the hemA gene encoding glutamyl-tRNA reductase — translated: MQLLAFGVNHKTASVAIREQITFTPERLPSALTELVNRSGAKEAAILSTCNRTELYCGCAPGQQEAVIEWLRQYHCMEPKILETCLYTHPDHSAVRHLLRVASGLDSMVLGEPQILGQIKAAYSYGLEAGTIGRVLGRLFQHTFYVAKQVRTDTAIGTSPVSVAFAAVSLAKQIFGDLEPTTAFLIGAGETIELAARHLFTNGVGHIIVANRNLDKAYQLANQFNGYAIPLTEMPKHLAEADIVISSTGSQLPILGKGTVERALRIRKHRPIFMVDIAVPRDIEPEVGELQDIYLYNVDDLQEVVQENLRSRQAAALQAEEIIDTQVEYFMDWVRTQDAVPVICAVRQEADQLRKEALEKARRRLAQGHDPNEVLTMLAHNLTNKLMHVPTRQLRSLGATGDELALQAALKIFDVDHFKA